One genomic window of Gracilinema caldarium DSM 7334 includes the following:
- a CDS encoding efflux RND transporter permease subunit, whose protein sequence is MGIANPKRTLAILLVCISLSAALMIRQGPGTTAQDRDPSYVVTLRHYGVEAREMERTVAIPLEDALSAIPGISNLVTTSEQGKVRVLVHFTGTGTGTYEAVRDAAQRVYETLPPSAQRPEITSSRDSRIPVWSAAVFLKDEDPASAHTLGSLLERVVKPALERIDGAGEIELAGTGLPEVVISLDEKACAARGIAAWNIARQLAEQDLLFPAGHIDEGDRRLFMTLDGRFETAKALEHAPIALPSGQMVPLLSLGKIVEQDRQPETIARLDGKPAAVISVMGSSQVKLNRLSKQIRQILKDLEHLPLVLYVLSDRGKEEEEAFLSVVSATVQGSIILAVTVALLSGGFSVISILSVPLIIFFAGAILVLFGFSLDRLSLAGLACGVGAAVDCTIVVIERLQSCQSRLEKEKSLMVLAPSLFASTATTVVALIPLALLGSNSAIVGAIAWGIGTTSVVALGIGLGFLPAFITSPVPRCMTPWPRALGIRHYATLFTQRVRKSFSWLMIHSYQKPRRILLLSSILSIAGLGALYISGADVANLPSEDSVYAQVEFEGGLVSERVDELISEYAVSLRSKKGIRAVQTSARTASASVMISFNPRETNLDAVRVLARSTPVYGGFVYIPEASSQDRIWTITIAGDDDEVCRRIARDLARSAQASPLVSETVLNFKDGSQRLFLHNDGERMAALGLSASFVADTLRRALFGPVIYKRLNETGETDVRLRFATETYVHRDTLYHLPLSPAIETHTVVHIKEDREPASIRRENRRRTASISIRTRPMDPRKVRDQLQPLLEKILLPPGYVITFDREAIAAADNLSRMGLHFTLALIFCFMVIAAATESVQAALVILAAVPPALAVPALTTLLSGSSIDVALACAFVAVSGITVNAAVLSVEALREQGPISSTYTLYRALRKRLPPLFSTSLTTVVGSLPFLCIPGAANQMIRSLALVNTLGVSMSFLVSLSLIPALARLWPAVTFPQEAGIQPYPSSQGALV, encoded by the coding sequence ATGGGAATAGCTAATCCAAAACGGACCCTGGCGATACTCCTGGTTTGTATATCCCTATCGGCAGCCTTGATGATCCGGCAGGGCCCTGGAACCACCGCTCAAGACAGGGATCCATCCTATGTGGTAACCCTGAGGCACTATGGTGTAGAAGCTCGGGAAATGGAACGGACCGTGGCTATCCCCCTGGAAGATGCCCTGTCTGCCATACCGGGCATTTCGAATCTGGTAACCACCAGTGAACAGGGTAAAGTTCGAGTTCTCGTGCATTTTACCGGTACCGGAACTGGTACTTACGAAGCTGTCCGGGATGCAGCCCAGCGGGTCTATGAAACCCTCCCACCCTCGGCACAACGGCCAGAAATTACAAGTTCCCGGGACAGCCGTATCCCTGTATGGTCTGCCGCGGTATTTCTGAAAGATGAAGATCCAGCATCTGCCCATACTCTGGGGAGTCTTCTGGAACGGGTCGTAAAACCTGCCCTTGAGCGCATTGATGGGGCAGGGGAGATCGAACTGGCTGGTACCGGACTTCCTGAAGTAGTGATAAGCCTGGATGAAAAGGCCTGTGCCGCCCGGGGAATAGCAGCATGGAATATAGCCCGTCAGCTGGCAGAACAGGACCTGCTGTTTCCGGCGGGACACATCGATGAGGGAGACCGACGGCTGTTCATGACGCTGGATGGCCGCTTTGAAACTGCCAAAGCTTTAGAACATGCCCCGATTGCCCTTCCTTCAGGTCAGATGGTTCCCCTGCTCAGTTTAGGTAAAATCGTAGAACAGGATCGGCAGCCTGAGACCATCGCCCGTCTCGATGGGAAGCCCGCAGCGGTTATTTCTGTAATGGGATCTTCCCAGGTGAAATTAAATAGGCTCTCGAAGCAGATCAGGCAGATCCTCAAAGATCTGGAACACCTGCCTCTGGTGTTGTATGTCCTTTCAGACCGGGGGAAAGAAGAGGAAGAAGCCTTTCTTTCAGTGGTATCCGCCACGGTTCAGGGAAGTATCATCCTCGCAGTTACGGTAGCTCTTCTTTCAGGGGGATTTTCTGTCATCAGTATCCTGTCGGTTCCCCTGATCATATTTTTTGCAGGGGCTATCCTTGTGCTTTTTGGATTCTCTCTGGATCGGCTCAGCCTGGCAGGTTTAGCCTGCGGTGTTGGGGCTGCTGTGGACTGTACCATCGTGGTTATTGAGCGGCTTCAGTCCTGTCAGAGCCGGCTGGAGAAAGAAAAGTCCCTTATGGTTCTGGCTCCATCCCTCTTTGCCAGTACGGCTACTACAGTGGTAGCCCTTATACCCCTGGCCTTGCTGGGGTCCAACTCTGCTATAGTGGGTGCCATTGCCTGGGGAATTGGGACTACTTCAGTGGTAGCCCTGGGTATTGGTTTGGGTTTTCTTCCAGCATTTATCACATCTCCGGTTCCAAGATGCATGACGCCATGGCCGAGGGCCTTAGGTATCAGACATTACGCTACGCTTTTTACTCAGCGGGTACGGAAGAGTTTTAGCTGGCTCATGATCCATTCATACCAGAAGCCCCGGAGGATTCTGTTGCTCTCAAGTATCCTCTCAATCGCAGGGCTTGGTGCTCTTTATATTTCCGGGGCGGATGTTGCAAATCTGCCTTCAGAGGATTCGGTGTATGCCCAGGTCGAATTTGAAGGGGGCCTTGTTTCAGAGCGGGTTGATGAGCTGATCTCTGAATATGCAGTATCTCTCCGGAGTAAAAAGGGTATCAGGGCAGTACAAACCAGTGCCCGGACCGCCTCTGCATCGGTCATGATTTCCTTTAATCCCCGGGAAACAAACCTGGATGCAGTTCGAGTCTTGGCCAGGTCTACCCCAGTATATGGTGGTTTTGTGTATATTCCTGAGGCTTCCTCCCAGGACCGGATTTGGACCATCACTATTGCGGGGGACGATGATGAGGTTTGCCGCAGGATTGCCAGGGATCTTGCCCGGTCTGCCCAGGCTTCACCTTTGGTGAGTGAAACGGTTCTGAATTTTAAAGATGGCAGTCAACGGCTTTTCCTACACAACGATGGGGAGCGTATGGCGGCCCTGGGACTTTCCGCTTCCTTCGTAGCGGATACCCTGCGGCGAGCCCTCTTCGGCCCGGTTATTTATAAACGACTGAATGAAACAGGAGAGACCGATGTACGGCTTCGTTTTGCTACCGAAACCTATGTACATCGGGATACGCTCTATCATCTTCCCCTTTCCCCGGCGATTGAGACTCATACGGTAGTCCATATCAAAGAAGACCGGGAACCCGCATCAATCCGGAGGGAAAACAGGCGTCGTACAGCTTCTATTTCTATTCGCACCAGGCCTATGGATCCCCGTAAAGTACGGGATCAGCTGCAGCCCCTCTTAGAAAAGATACTGTTACCGCCAGGGTATGTCATCACCTTTGATCGGGAAGCGATTGCTGCTGCTGATAACCTTTCCCGAATGGGCCTTCATTTTACGTTGGCCCTGATATTCTGCTTCATGGTGATTGCAGCCGCAACCGAATCTGTTCAGGCAGCCCTGGTAATCCTCGCTGCGGTACCTCCCGCTCTGGCTGTACCAGCGCTGACAACCCTTCTATCCGGTTCTTCCATAGATGTAGCCCTGGCTTGTGCCTTTGTGGCGGTCAGCGGAATTACGGTGAATGCGGCGGTTTTATCCGTAGAAGCCCTCAGAGAACAGGGGCCCATTTCATCAACCTATACACTCTACCGGGCTCTTCGTAAGAGGCTCCCTCCCTTGTTTTCCACGAGCCTTACCACTGTAGTGGGATCCCTCCCCTTCCTCTGTATTCCCGGGGCAGCTAACCAGATGATCCGGTCACTGGCACTGGTTAACACCCTTGGGGTAAGCATGTCCTTCCTGGTTTCGCTTAGTCTCATCCCAGCTTTGGCCCGGCTTTGGCCAGCTGTTACATTCCCGCAGGAGGCGGGGATACAACCCTATCCTTCATCACAAGGAGCACTGGTATGA